One region of Tumebacillus amylolyticus genomic DNA includes:
- a CDS encoding GNAT family N-acetyltransferase: MSLIIRQATLEDFAPIHKLLTAAGLSTNGLGDHIHNYLAVENPNESKLVGTVGLETYQEHERLYGLMRSLVLENSALQAKMGMELLRLFFAYAETKELSALYLFTKSTGLDLFIHMGFSTIEAEALPACIRQSPSYLAYAGQEIIPMVHVYKSTTYPHSPVDIVGN; encoded by the coding sequence ATGAGCCTGATCATCCGCCAAGCAACCCTCGAAGACTTTGCACCCATCCACAAGTTACTCACAGCCGCCGGGTTGTCCACAAACGGACTCGGCGATCACATCCACAACTACCTCGCCGTGGAAAACCCGAACGAATCGAAACTTGTGGGCACCGTAGGCTTGGAAACGTACCAAGAACACGAACGTTTGTACGGTCTGATGCGGTCGCTCGTTCTGGAAAACTCCGCTTTGCAAGCGAAGATGGGGATGGAGCTGTTGCGCCTCTTTTTTGCCTATGCCGAGACGAAGGAACTCTCGGCGTTGTACTTATTCACAAAATCCACAGGTTTGGACCTGTTTATCCACATGGGGTTTTCCACAATCGAGGCAGAGGCGTTGCCCGCGTGTATTCGCCAGTCTCCATCCTACCTCGCGTATGCCGGACAGGAGATCATTCCGATGGTCCATGTGTACAAGTCCACAACTTATCCACATAGCCCTGTGGATATTGTGGGTAACTAA
- a CDS encoding L-threonylcarbamoyladenylate synthase, translating into MSIETQRFGTGPDDLERAAHMLRDGLTVAFPTETVYGLGANALDAEAVSQIFAAKGRPSDNPLIVHIAREQDLHPLVTHIPDQARLCMERFWPGPLTLILPCTDRVPTTVTAGLSTVGIRMPDHDTALQLIAMAGVPLAAPSANRSGRPSPTTADHVLEDLSGRIAGVVDGGPAGVGVESTVLDVTGDKPMILRPGGITREMLEEVLGPVGIDPALGNEAIAPKSPGVKYTHYAPQGTMYLVEGASARTKIAELVRAAREQGKKVGILTTDEETEAYHAAFSSERLPNGEEAVITLSLGSRDDLATVATHLYDAIRSFDHHGVEEIYAETFSEAGVGLAIMNRLRKAAGHRVISS; encoded by the coding sequence ATGAGCATCGAAACACAACGATTTGGCACAGGTCCAGACGACCTTGAACGTGCCGCACACATGCTTCGTGACGGTCTGACCGTGGCGTTTCCGACGGAGACCGTCTATGGATTGGGTGCCAATGCACTCGATGCAGAAGCGGTGAGTCAAATTTTTGCAGCCAAGGGGCGACCGTCCGACAATCCACTGATTGTCCACATCGCCCGTGAACAAGATCTTCACCCGCTGGTCACGCACATTCCGGATCAAGCACGTCTGTGCATGGAACGTTTTTGGCCGGGGCCGTTGACGTTGATCTTGCCGTGTACAGATCGAGTGCCGACGACGGTAACGGCCGGGCTTTCGACGGTGGGCATTCGCATGCCTGATCATGATACCGCGTTGCAACTGATCGCGATGGCGGGCGTGCCACTGGCCGCTCCGAGCGCGAACCGTTCTGGACGTCCGAGTCCGACGACCGCCGATCATGTTCTGGAAGACCTCTCCGGACGCATCGCCGGCGTTGTGGACGGAGGACCTGCGGGCGTCGGCGTGGAGTCCACCGTTTTGGACGTAACGGGGGACAAGCCGATGATTCTCCGGCCGGGCGGCATCACCCGCGAGATGTTGGAGGAAGTTTTGGGCCCCGTAGGAATCGATCCGGCGCTTGGCAATGAAGCGATCGCCCCCAAGTCCCCAGGCGTCAAATACACGCACTACGCGCCGCAGGGCACGATGTATTTGGTTGAGGGAGCGTCTGCGCGTACCAAGATTGCAGAACTTGTGCGCGCGGCTCGGGAGCAAGGGAAAAAAGTCGGCATCCTCACGACAGACGAAGAGACAGAGGCGTACCACGCCGCTTTTTCATCAGAGCGCTTGCCAAATGGGGAGGAAGCTGTCATCACGCTGTCGCTCGGCTCCCGCGATGATCTCGCCACCGTCGCAACGCATCTCTACGACGCGATTCGATCCTTCGACCATCATGGCGTGGAAGAGATCTACGCCGAAACGTTCTCCGAAGCGGGCGTCGGTCTCGCGATCATGAACCGACTGCGAAAAGCGGCGGGACATCGGGTGATTTCTTCGTAG
- a CDS encoding NAD-binding protein, which produces MKQCLVVTMDEAAIPFITTMKALGVECSVLDYCVQTTQFLREHEVDATVISVGHHKSDVIANEAVRNCDTAVVFEGAWLESALIVQALKQAGIQKVVVVAQNQSFMRAYRALGADRVVGVRRWNRDSLRVLYAQHA; this is translated from the coding sequence ATGAAACAATGTCTTGTTGTGACGATGGATGAAGCTGCGATTCCGTTCATAACCACGATGAAGGCGCTTGGCGTCGAGTGTTCCGTCCTCGATTATTGCGTGCAGACGACTCAGTTTCTGCGCGAACACGAGGTGGACGCCACGGTGATCTCGGTAGGTCATCACAAGTCGGACGTCATCGCAAACGAAGCGGTCCGCAACTGCGACACAGCTGTCGTCTTCGAAGGGGCTTGGCTTGAGAGTGCGCTGATCGTGCAAGCGCTCAAACAAGCGGGAATCCAGAAAGTCGTCGTCGTCGCTCAGAACCAAAGTTTCATGCGCGCGTACCGTGCCCTCGGAGCAGACCGCGTAGTTGGCGTTCGCCGTTGGAATCGGGACTCGTTGCGCGTGCTCTATGCGCAACACGCGTAG
- a CDS encoding manganese efflux pump MntP yields MPVGNILLHNGEFMTLLVMALALGMDAFSLGLGMGMLKLRTHEIARISGTIGVFHVVMPLLGMVVGMYLSSVVGDVTRWIGALLLIGLGGQMIWNSIFGKDDEAGDSRASARTSGIGLFLFALSVSLDSLSVGFSLGTFGANIALAVTLFGICGAMLAALGLGVGGRVSHLFGEYGEVIGGAVLVAFGLKFLF; encoded by the coding sequence ATGCCAGTGGGCAACATACTTCTACATAACGGTGAGTTCATGACGTTGCTCGTCATGGCTCTGGCTCTGGGCATGGATGCATTCTCTCTGGGGCTCGGCATGGGGATGCTCAAGCTTCGCACGCACGAAATCGCCCGCATCTCGGGGACGATCGGTGTTTTTCACGTGGTGATGCCGCTGCTCGGGATGGTCGTCGGGATGTATCTCTCAAGCGTCGTCGGGGACGTCACGCGCTGGATCGGAGCTTTGCTTCTGATCGGGTTGGGCGGTCAGATGATCTGGAACTCGATTTTCGGCAAGGACGACGAGGCCGGAGATAGCCGGGCATCCGCGCGCACGAGCGGGATCGGGCTGTTTTTGTTTGCGCTCTCCGTGAGCCTCGACTCGCTGTCGGTCGGGTTTTCGCTCGGAACATTCGGGGCCAACATTGCGCTTGCCGTCACGTTGTTTGGCATCTGCGGTGCGATGCTTGCCGCGTTGGGACTGGGTGTCGGTGGGCGCGTGTCCCATCTGTTTGGTGAATACGGCGAAGTCATTGGCGGCGCGGTGCTGGTCGCATTTGGCTTGAAGTTCTTGTTCTGA
- the sbnA gene encoding 2,3-diaminopropionate biosynthesis protein SbnA produces the protein MIEKLSSIGNFIGRTPLVHLEHPTVDLYAKLEFHNLMGSVKVRPAYYILKSAIESGRVTQDTTVIESSSGNFGIALATLCKRLGIKFIPVIDPNINPSYENLLRSLSYRVEKVEERDKTGGFLLTRVQRVNDLLRDIPNSFWTNQYGNIDNFNAHYKGLGTELAEHFDELDYAFVGVSSGGTISGVSRRLKDKFPNVRIVAVDSVGSVIFGTPPKKRYIPGIGSSMVPDILREAVIDEVFHVEEVDTITGCYQLFEDHCIFGGGSSGTSYYAIQQYFKDKIFEKRPKVVFLCPDGGTPYADTVYNQDWVQDIREKNSVQIQS, from the coding sequence ATGATTGAGAAGCTGTCATCGATCGGGAATTTTATCGGCCGGACGCCGCTTGTGCATCTGGAACATCCGACCGTCGATCTGTACGCCAAGTTGGAGTTTCACAATCTTATGGGCAGCGTAAAAGTTCGCCCGGCCTATTACATCTTGAAGTCCGCGATTGAAAGCGGGCGCGTGACCCAAGACACGACGGTGATTGAATCCTCATCCGGGAATTTTGGCATTGCGCTTGCCACGCTTTGCAAGCGTTTGGGGATCAAGTTCATCCCGGTCATCGATCCAAACATCAACCCGAGTTACGAGAACCTGCTTCGCTCGCTGTCGTACCGCGTGGAAAAAGTCGAAGAACGGGACAAAACCGGCGGCTTTTTGCTCACCCGTGTTCAGCGTGTCAACGACTTGCTGCGGGACATCCCGAACTCGTTTTGGACGAATCAATACGGCAACATCGACAACTTCAACGCGCACTATAAAGGGTTGGGCACAGAGTTGGCAGAACACTTCGACGAGTTGGACTACGCGTTCGTGGGCGTGTCTTCCGGCGGGACGATCTCCGGTGTTTCGCGCCGTTTGAAGGACAAGTTCCCGAACGTGCGCATCGTGGCGGTGGACAGCGTGGGATCGGTGATCTTCGGCACGCCGCCGAAGAAACGCTACATTCCGGGCATCGGATCTTCGATGGTGCCGGACATCTTGCGCGAAGCTGTCATCGACGAGGTCTTCCACGTCGAGGAAGTGGACACGATCACCGGCTGCTACCAACTGTTCGAAGACCATTGCATCTTCGGCGGCGGCTCGTCGGGGACGTCGTACTACGCGATTCAGCAGTATTTCAAGGACAAGATTTTTGAGAAGAGACCCAAAGTCGTATTTCTCTGCCCGGACGGCGGCACGCCTTATGCGGACACCGTCTACAACCAAGATTGGGTGCAAGACATTCGTGAAAAAAACTCCGTCCAGATTCAGTCGTAA
- the sbnB gene encoding 2,3-diaminopropionate biosynthesis protein SbnB has protein sequence MLYLNTKDLQSIGINWHKTISVVEDAVKCLATNDFAQPVKPYLRYRDLTNRIIAMPAFCGGDVNVAGIKWIASFPKNIQQGVQRAHSVTILNQADNGKPMAVFNTAYVSGIRTASVTGLVIKKYEEVKPLANVNVGIIGFGPIGQLHLEMVTAVLGDKIAKVFLYDIGGVKTEYIPAAIKDRVEIVDTYEAAYDDADVFITCTVSSGGYIDRKPKEGALLLNVSLRDFKPEILDYTKAIIVDDWEEVCRENTDIELMHKERGLQEEDTKSIVDVVCKEAFKGFGSDEAVIFNPMGMAVFDVAVARYYYEYAMENNVGTLLED, from the coding sequence ATGTTGTATTTGAACACGAAGGACCTGCAATCCATCGGCATCAACTGGCACAAGACGATCTCCGTGGTCGAAGATGCCGTGAAGTGCCTGGCAACGAACGACTTCGCCCAACCGGTCAAGCCGTACCTGCGCTATCGAGACCTGACCAACCGCATCATCGCGATGCCGGCATTCTGCGGCGGCGATGTGAACGTGGCGGGGATCAAGTGGATCGCGTCCTTCCCGAAGAACATCCAGCAAGGCGTTCAACGTGCGCACTCGGTCACGATCTTGAACCAAGCGGACAACGGCAAGCCGATGGCGGTCTTCAACACCGCGTACGTCTCCGGCATCCGCACGGCTTCGGTCACCGGTCTGGTGATCAAAAAGTATGAAGAAGTGAAACCGCTTGCAAACGTGAACGTCGGCATCATCGGGTTCGGCCCGATCGGCCAGTTGCATCTCGAAATGGTCACGGCTGTACTCGGGGACAAAATCGCGAAGGTGTTCCTCTATGACATCGGCGGCGTGAAGACGGAGTACATCCCGGCTGCGATCAAAGATCGCGTGGAGATCGTGGATACGTACGAAGCGGCGTATGACGATGCAGATGTGTTCATCACCTGCACCGTTTCGTCGGGCGGCTACATCGACCGCAAGCCGAAAGAGGGCGCGCTGTTGTTGAACGTCTCTCTGCGCGACTTCAAGCCGGAGATTCTCGACTACACGAAAGCGATCATCGTCGACGATTGGGAAGAAGTCTGCCGTGAGAACACCGATATCGAGCTGATGCACAAAGAGCGCGGCTTGCAGGAGGAAGACACCAAGTCGATCGTCGACGTGGTCTGCAAAGAAGCGTTCAAGGGCTTTGGCTCGGACGAAGCGGTGATTTTCAACCCGATGGGGATGGCGGTGTTCGACGTGGCGGTGGCTCGTTATTACTACGAGTACGCGATGGAGAACAACGTCGGAACCCTGCTCGAAGACTAA
- a CDS encoding low molecular weight protein arginine phosphatase produces MNLLFVCTGNTCRSAMAEPLMRKRLDAAGLGDAVEVRSAGIAAYAGQPASKGAKQVLTNHGLDPDAHMATPLDDELVKWADLILTMSQSHKRAILERHFEALDKTFQLKEFVDDDPESLRILEEMGELQAEAQTKQALFMAEHADEIESLQQRYADSGGQDATIDDELAALQERLEASVQQEADQMMKLVAKLPDYDIADPYGGTQDTYDTTGQEIGVLLDKLVVRLKEEGVE; encoded by the coding sequence ATGAATTTGTTGTTTGTATGTACAGGGAACACCTGCCGCAGCGCGATGGCAGAGCCGCTGATGCGCAAGCGTTTGGATGCTGCGGGGCTTGGTGACGCAGTTGAAGTGCGCTCGGCGGGGATTGCGGCGTATGCGGGGCAACCGGCGAGCAAGGGAGCCAAGCAGGTGCTGACGAATCACGGGTTGGACCCCGACGCGCACATGGCGACGCCGCTCGATGATGAACTGGTGAAGTGGGCCGATCTGATCCTGACCATGTCGCAGTCGCACAAGCGGGCGATCTTGGAGCGCCACTTTGAAGCGCTCGACAAAACGTTCCAATTGAAAGAGTTCGTCGATGACGATCCGGAGAGCTTGCGGATTCTCGAAGAGATGGGCGAGTTGCAAGCGGAAGCGCAGACCAAGCAGGCGCTGTTCATGGCGGAGCATGCTGATGAAATCGAGAGCCTGCAACAGCGCTATGCGGACAGCGGGGGGCAGGATGCAACGATTGATGATGAACTGGCGGCGCTGCAAGAGCGCCTCGAAGCTTCCGTCCAACAAGAAGCCGACCAGATGATGAAACTCGTCGCCAAACTGCCCGACTACGACATCGCCGACCCGTACGGCGGCACGCAAGACACGTACGACACTACGGGCCAAGAGATCGGCGTGTTGCTGGATAAGTTGGTTGTCCGGTTGAAGGAAGAAGGCGTGGAGTAA
- a CDS encoding AAA family ATPase — protein sequence MKLRSLSLHGVKGFRKLTIELVDPVNNKVRPRTVIVGKNGSGKTTILDHIFGVIDILSKGEEAILRWNTNAFHVAGIEMALEYPELKEQTPFMIHTGNWYGINQQTIRSDDIYMGEDFSYLDRPRSGKLLVRTERAERLVKEIKYASAGVDSNPDLGNLLYFPTDRLTTFKFSGEIQNEAPQFHWTYRYNRYHNEWKGSVESFLVWLYFRDLKARETNPDATSRFHEFAQLVNRFLEDKTITTVGYDYRVEVVHTISGQKLHLDALSSGENQLILLLGEIYRYIRKGSILLIDEPEIHLHPVWQRLFMETLTALCKKYDAQFIVTTQSPRIAESVVGYEVINLDNLLEESRS from the coding sequence GTGAAACTGAGGAGTTTGAGTTTGCACGGAGTAAAAGGGTTCCGAAAATTAACGATAGAACTCGTTGACCCAGTAAATAACAAGGTACGCCCTCGTACCGTCATTGTTGGGAAGAATGGTTCGGGGAAAACAACGATCCTTGATCATATTTTCGGAGTAATTGATATTCTAAGCAAAGGTGAGGAAGCAATCCTCCGCTGGAATACCAATGCTTTTCATGTAGCAGGGATAGAAATGGCCTTGGAATATCCGGAATTGAAAGAGCAGACCCCCTTTATGATTCATACAGGCAATTGGTATGGGATCAATCAGCAGACGATTCGGTCAGATGATATATATATGGGAGAGGACTTTTCCTACTTAGATCGGCCTCGAAGTGGTAAGCTTTTGGTTCGCACAGAACGAGCAGAACGTTTGGTGAAGGAGATCAAGTACGCGAGCGCTGGAGTAGACTCGAATCCAGATCTCGGCAATCTACTCTATTTTCCGACCGACCGACTTACGACGTTCAAGTTTTCTGGAGAAATTCAGAACGAAGCCCCTCAATTTCATTGGACTTACCGCTACAATCGCTACCACAACGAGTGGAAGGGTTCTGTAGAGAGCTTTTTAGTGTGGCTCTATTTTCGTGACTTGAAAGCGCGAGAAACCAATCCCGATGCTACATCCCGCTTTCATGAGTTCGCTCAACTAGTCAATCGTTTTCTTGAGGATAAAACCATCACAACTGTTGGCTATGATTACCGTGTAGAGGTGGTCCATACCATCTCGGGGCAGAAGCTTCATCTGGATGCATTGAGTTCAGGAGAAAACCAACTTATCCTGTTACTCGGAGAGATTTACCGATATATTCGAAAGGGTAGCATTCTGTTGATCGATGAGCCGGAAATTCACCTCCACCCGGTTTGGCAACGTCTCTTTATGGAAACGCTCACTGCGCTTTGCAAAAAGTATGACGCCCAATTCATCGTGACAACCCAGTCTCCACGTATAGCGGAATCGGTAGTGGGATATGAAGTCATCAACTTGGATAACCTCTTGGAGGAATCACGGTCATGA